The Apium graveolens cultivar Ventura chromosome 10, ASM990537v1, whole genome shotgun sequence nucleotide sequence TTTGAAAGTGGGGTCCCAGTTGGCTGATGAAATGAGAAGAAGTCTTGCCCGCTTCCTAATTGCAAATCTTGATGTCTTtgcatggagtcattcagataTGATAGAAATCGACCCAGAAGTAATGTGTCACCATTTGAATATCCTTCCGAATTGTATGGGCATGCGTCAGAAACGCCGCCCGGTAAGTGGAGAAAATGCAatagcattaaaagaagaagtgGACCGGTTGTTGGAGGTGGGGCTAATCAAAGAATCTTTCTACCCCGAATGGCTTGCAAATCCGGTACTGGTGAAGAAACCGAATGGGAAGTGGAGAACATGTGTGGATTTAACAGATCTCAATAAGGCTTGTCCAAAGGACAGCTTCCCGTTGCCAAGAATCGATCAGTTGGTTGACGCAACGGCGGGGCATGCgttgctgagttttatggatgcatactccggttacaatcaaattccgatgtatggccccgatcaagaacatacatccttcattactgacagggggttatacttttacataggaatgccgtttggattgattaatgctggcgcgacctaccagcggttggtaaacatgatgttcaagGATCAAATCGGGAGAACTATGAaagtgtatgtggatgatatgctgGTAAAGTCCAAGGTAGCGGGTGACCACATCAAGCACTTGATGGAGATGTTTAATATTCTGAGGAGGTTTCGTATGAAATTAAATCCGCAAAAATGTGTGGTCGGCGTGAAGTCGGGCAAGTTTCTCGGGTTCATTGTCAACcacaggggaattgaggccaaccccgcaaAGATCAGGGCATTGATGGATATGAAGTCACCCACCAATGTGAAATAAGTGCAGAGTTTGACTGGGAGAATCGTCGCGTTAAATCGATTTGTTTCCAAGTCGTCCGATAGATGCAAGGAATTTTTCAAGGCGATCAAATTAGCTgggaaagactttgtatggacgtcagaatgtgaagaggctttcaaaagaatcaaggagcaaCTGGGAAACCCTCCCATGTTGTCAAAGTCGTTAGATGGGGAGTCTCTAATACTGTACCTCACAGTGTCTGAATATTCGATCAGTGCAGTTCTGGTTAGAGAAGAAGATGGGCAGCAATCACCAGTGTACTACGTGAGCAAGCGGTTACACGACGCTGAAACTCGCTACACAAGCATGGAAAAACTGGTTTACGCCCTGATTCTTGCGTCAAGAAAATTGCGACCGTATTTTCAAGCCCATAGAGTTGAAGTTTGTACAGCGTACCCGCTGCGACAGGTCCTTCACAAACCAGAGTCATCAGGCAGAATGCTGAAATGGGTtgtggagttgggacagtttgatttggaatatgtacctcgaacagcgataaaagggcaagccttagccgatttcttgttggaatttgattctgaaaTTGATGATAAAGCTTTGGTAATGCTACATCCGCCTCATTCTGAGGAGTCTTTGGAGGAGTTTCTGCAtccttggtggatcttgcatgtggatggggcggttaacaatggaggagcaggtgCGGATATAGTACTTGTGTCTCCGGAGGGCCACCATCTGATGAGCGCcattcatttcaagttttatgcaaccaataatgatgcggagtatgaggcactgattaatggcctgaaaatcgctttggaaatgggggtgcggaacttaattgcaagaagtgactcagagttggtagtgaatcaggtgaacgggggatttcaagcgcgaggcccatgaacagaattatacttgagatgtACACAGCGCCTGATTGGAATGTTCAAAGAAGTTAGATTGGAATGTGTTCCGCGGGAGAAGAACAGTATTGCGGATGCTCTGGCAAAAATGGGGTCGCAACAAGAGGCTGTGTTGTTAGGATCCATCCCCCTTGAAATCCAGGAgattcctagtatcccagagGTAGAAACTATGCGAGTAgatgaggctcccaaggaaacatggatgacgcccattctAGCTTACATTCGCAAGGGAATACTCCCCGATGATAAGTTTATGGCTCGCCGACTCCGCTATCAGGCTGCAAGATACGTGATATACGATGAAGTCCTGTACAAGAGAGGGTTCAACCAACCTCTGCTTAGGtgtgttgaagaagaagaaggaaattacatcctaagagaggtgcatgaaggaatctgtggcaatcactcggggggtagctcgttggcaatgaaagttttgcgcctagggtattattggcccacaatgagagaagatgctacaaatttcgtcaaggcatgtgatcgctgccagcgcttTGTAAACTACTCGTCTATGTCGGCGACACTCTTGACGCCTATGGCAAGCCCGTGGTCGttcgccatgtggggaattgatcttatCGGGGAATTGCCGAAAGCTAAAGGAGACGTCAAATATGCAGTGGTTGCAgtcgattactttactaaatgggcggaagttatgccactggctactatcaccgcaaagaaaatcaGGGATTTTGTGTTCAACTCAATCGTATGTAGGTTCGGAATCCCTTACAAGCTTGTCTCCGACAATAGAAAGCAGTTTGATAGCCAGAAATTGCGACATTTATGTGAGGAGTTGAAAATCAAGAAGGAGTTTGCGGCGGTCTATCATCCTAAAAGCAATGGACAAACAGAAGCtgttaacaaaataataaagCATATCCTTAAAACTAAGCTGGAGGAATGCaaagggaattggcctgaagaactcccgaaggtgatgtggtcatacaacactacGCCACGATCTACTATGGGAGAAACGCCGTTTATGCTGACTTACGGCTACgaagctatggtccccgtggaaGTTGGATCGGGATCACTTCGCAGAGATTGTTACAGAAACGAAGATGTtgaggttaatcaaaggcttcatttagATCTCTTAGAGGAGACGAGGGAAAATTCTCAGCTAAGGCTAGCGGCATATCAGCAACGCGccgcaaggtattataacaagaaggtaaaaggacaattgctgaaggtgggagatttggtaCTTAGGAAAGTGATGCCCAATACAAAGAACCCCCGacatggagtgtttggagctaattgggaaggaccatacagaATAAAGTCCATCATGTGGAAGGGGACTTATCACATTGAAGATATGGAAGGGAAGCTAGTTCCGCGAGCTTGGAATgcggaacatctccgaaagtattaccagtaaggcgcggctttggccccttacatatttcttttattattttattttattattttgggttatacccggattataggctagaattaaataaattcctcatagcctaggggggtagtgcatgtactacttatCTTGGAACTAGTTGAAGGGCCATTTTTCAGAAATAATTCCCCACAAAACATAGTAgccgtgggactggtgcacttttgacaccAGAGCGCATTATAAATAAAAGTTTGAAACTTTCCAAAAGGATATTTGCTCAGTTTGCTTGGTTACATGACGCGTCCTAAACGTAGGGCGCGCCCTAAGCTTGGGTTTTATATGAATGATAACTGAAGTAGTGGTTGTCAAAAGGAACAATGAAACTCAAGTAAAATGTACTATTTTCAAGGATGCGCCCAAGTTATCTTGGTtgatgctcctttagactgaATGTTACTATAATATTGACAACataattgaaaaagaaaaagtcctTGTTAAGGACGCGTCCTGCTTGAAGGATGATGTATTTTGGATCAAAGGTGAGGCGCATCAAAACCATAGGACGCGCCCACTTGAGCCTTGTGCCTTGATTAAATACACAGGTATAAATACACAGGAATAACATGGTGCTATTCTCGTATGTTTTGCAaacaaaaatattcattaaataaataaaagacgCGTCCAGTCAAGGAGGACGCGCCCAGGATGGTTACTTGCTTAACTGATGATAGTCAAAATAGACGTGTCCTAAGACTAGGACGCGTCCATGTGAATGGCAAAATAGGATGCTAAGTAAAAATATGCATGGATAAGGCGATGAGGTTTTTATAAAAAAAGTGCAGACAAATGAAGTTCAAACATGGATACTACAACTTGCAAGGCTTCAAGGGGCCCGCACCCTTAAAATAGTTCAAGTACATAGAAGATAAAGGACGCGTCCTAAGTAGGAGGTGCGTCATGTGGCTTGTCTTGGTCTTCTGCAGGGGGAGGCTGAGTCTGAAGTGGAGCAGGATCAGGGGACGCGTCCTCTTCCTCTAAGCCCAGAAAAATCCTCTTGTTCTTGATGGAGTCTGCGGCCCTGACCCTGAAATCATTTACCCATATCTGGGTATCTGCATCAAACTTTGAGAATATATACTCTGGGTCGTTGGCAATGAACCCAGAGCACCATTCTTCAAACCCAGCCTGTAAGCCGTGTTGGTAAACTAGCTTCTTTTCCTCTGTCCATCCATGCAGCCTATCATCATTTAGGGTGTCAAGCTCCAGCTGCATAGTGGAATTCAGTGCAATGACACTGTCCATTTGCTTCTCTATGGAGGAGACATTGCCTTCCAACACAACTTTTTCCGTCTCCAGACGCGTCCTCTCCCCCTCCAGACGTTTGATCTCAGCATCTTTTTCTGCAACAAGCAGGGTAATATATCTCTCCAGAGATTTAACTTTATCTTCGGCCTGGCTCTTTGCAGTGTCTGTAGCAGCAAGACGCGCCCTGAGCCTGGCGGCCATATTAGCACTCTGCCTGGCATGCAGGTGAAGCTCAGCTGCAGCCCTCACCATGGCCTCCTCTGTTTGTTGCTCTGTTCTAAAAGTCCAACCTCTGACTTCATCCTCTATGAAATCCCCAACAGAGGACGCGCCCAGGTATCTGAGAACAAAAGACTGGTCATCAGGAACTACCTTTTGACGCTTCGAGGGCGCGTCCTCAACCTTCTTGGGAATGTCAAACACGGTAGTGTCGATTATCTTTGGCGGAGGAGAAGGAGTTGCAATAGGAGGTGGGGTTTTTGCCTTTGGATCAACCTTTGTAGGGGGCAGTTTTTTGGCCCTTAGCTTTTTGGAGGCCCCAATTGCGAATCCTTTGGGAAGAGAGGCCATATCTGCGATATAAACATGAAAAGTGATTAGTTATGTACCAGAAGACGCGTCCTGAGAGTAAGACGCGTCCATATTATGATGTTATATGCATGAAAAGATGGCAATCAAAATAAGTGTGTAAAGATATAACAAGGAAAGTGAAAGACATGAGTAATGCATAAATGTGTCATGCAATGAATGACGCGCCCTGTACATATAGCGCGCCCTTCCTAGGGATATTAGCTATGATAGATTATGAAAAAACATAAGCCGTGGGAATATAAAACAGGCAGGACGCGCCCTTAGCAGATGTATGTGCGTGAAATATTTTTGATTTTTATGAAGGTTGACATTTTTCAAATGGGGAGCTATGATGAGTTATGGGAAAATCATAAGTCATAGGTATATAGTACAGATcctaaataataaaaaaaaacagGACGCGTCTTGTGAACGAGACGTGCCCAACTCGAAGACGCGTGTGTGTGCATCTGTAAAACTTATGTAAGTTAATACTTTTGAATGGGGAGCTACTAGTGAAGCTGTGGACGCGTCCAACATTTATGACGCGTCCTCCCTCACTTAAACTTACCTTGTTCTAAGTCGAATTGCTTACTAATATCGATTTCGATCACCTCCACGGCACTAAGGCCCCTGGTTTTTTCCGAGGTTGTAAGAACGGGTTTGCCGTTATGAAATTCACGGAACTTGCAGATAGAGCCAACCCGGGATGATAGCGCGCCCACTAGTTTGAGGTTGTCTTCTGTAATCATGTCCTTGAGGTTAAAATGCTTCTCTGCATACTGGAGTACCTTGTCTGCCCTCTTTTTCCTTTTCCCTGATAGTTCCTTCTGGACTCTTTTGTCTAGAGATAAAGGATAGTAAGAATTTGTTAAAGAAAAAGGGATGACGCGCCATTTCAAGAGGACGCGTCCAGTGTATGAAAACATGTTTTGCGAGTCACTTACTTGGTTCTAGGTTGAAACGAACACGGGATCTCTTGACGTCATAGATATAGAAGAAGGGTTCATTCCAATCCCTTTCATGGCTGATCTTGCCCTCATTAAATCCCTTGTTGTTCAGCCACTTGTTGACAACGAAGAAGTGATAACTAGGGATTGATTTTCTTATGCTGAAAAAGAAGCTGAATTCC carries:
- the LOC141691924 gene encoding uncharacterized protein LOC141691924, which gives rise to MTAEKTGPAEDTISIPVDKNDPSKVLKVGSQLADEMRRSLARFLIANLDVFAWSHSDMIEIDPEVMCHHLNILPNCMGMRQKRRPVSGENAIALKEEVDRLLEVGLIKESFYPEWLANPVLVKKPNGKWRTCVDLTDLNKACPKDSFPLPRIDHAVLVREEDGQQSPVYYVSKRLHDAETRYTSMEKLVYALILASRKLRPYFQAHRVEVCTAYPLRQRLIGMFKEVRLECVPREKNSIADALAKMGSQQEAVLLGSIPLEIQEIPSIPEVETMRVDEAPKETWMTPILAYIRKGILPDDKFMARRLRYQAARYVIYDEVLYKRGFNQPLLRFGIPYKLVSDNRKQFDSQKLRHLCEELKIKKEFAAVYHPKSNGQTEAVMWSYNTTPRSTMGETPFMLTYGYEAMVPVEVGSGSLRRDCYRNEDVEVNQRLHLDLLEETRENSQLRLAAYQQRAARYYNKKTNEVQTWILQLARLQGARTLKIVQVHRR